A single window of Mesoplodon densirostris isolate mMesDen1 chromosome 13, mMesDen1 primary haplotype, whole genome shotgun sequence DNA harbors:
- the PTP4A3 gene encoding protein tyrosine phosphatase type IVA 3, whose amino-acid sequence MARMNRPAPVEVSYKNMRFLITHNPTNATLSSFIADLKKYGATTVVRVCEVTYDKAPLEKDGITVVDWPFDDGAPPPGRVVEDWLSLLKTKFCDDPGSCVAVHCVAGLGRAPVLVALALIESGMKYEDAIQFIRQKRRGAINSKQLTYLEKYRPKQRLRFKDPHAHKTKCCVM is encoded by the exons ATGGCGCGGATGAACCGGCCGGCCCCCGTGGAGGTCAGCTACAAGAACATGCGCTTCCTCATCACGCACAACCCCACCAACGCCACCCTCAGCAGCTTCATCGCG GACCTGAAGAAGTATGGGGCCACCACCGTGGTGCGTGTGTGCGAAGTGACCTACGACAAGGCCCCGCTGGAGAAGGATGGCATCACCGTCGTG GACTGGCCGTTTGACGACGGGGCGCCTCCCCCCGGCAGAGTGGTGGAGGACTGGCTGAGCCTGCTGAAGACCAAGTTCTGTGACGACCCTGGCAGCTGCGTGGCTGTGCACTGTGTGGCCGGCCTGGGACG GGCTCCAGTCCTCGTGGCTCTGGCCCTCATCGAGAGCGGGATGAAGTACGAGGACGCCATCCAGTTCATCCGACA GAAGCGGCGTGGAGCCATCAACAGCAAACAGCTTACCTACCTGGAAAAATACCGGCCTAAGCAGAGACTGCGGTTCAAGGACCCACACGCGCACAAGACCAAGTGCTGTGTAATGTAG